From Streptomyces chrestomyceticus JCM 4735, one genomic window encodes:
- the glyA gene encoding serine hydroxymethyltransferase — protein sequence MSLLNSSLHELDPDVAAAVDAELHRQQSTLEMIASENFAPAAVMEAQGSVLTNKYAEGYPGRRYYGGCEHVDVVERIAIDRIKALFGAEAANVQPHSGAQANAAAMFALLKPGDTIMGLNLAHGGHLTHGMKINFSGKLYNVVPYHVDEESGQVDMGEVERLAKETRPQLIVAGWSAYPRQLDFAAFRRIADEVGAYLMVDMAHFAGLVAAGLHPNPVPHAHVVTTTTHKTLGGPRGGVILSTQELAKKINSAVFPGQQGGPLEHVIAAKAVSFKVAASEEFKERQQRTLDGARILAERLTQSDVTEAGVSVLSGGTDVHLVLVDLRNSELDGQQAEDRLHEVGITVNRNAVPNDPRPPMVTSGLRIGTPALATRGFQAEDFREVADIIAEALKPSYDAEALKARVTTLAGKHPLYPSL from the coding sequence ATGTCGCTTCTGAACAGCTCCCTCCACGAGCTCGACCCCGACGTCGCCGCCGCCGTCGACGCCGAGCTCCACCGTCAGCAGTCCACCCTCGAAATGATCGCGTCGGAGAACTTCGCCCCGGCCGCCGTCATGGAGGCCCAGGGCTCGGTCCTCACCAACAAGTACGCCGAGGGCTACCCGGGCCGCCGCTACTACGGCGGCTGCGAGCACGTCGACGTGGTCGAGCGGATCGCCATCGACCGGATCAAGGCGCTGTTCGGCGCCGAGGCCGCGAACGTGCAGCCGCACTCCGGCGCGCAGGCCAACGCCGCCGCGATGTTCGCGCTGCTCAAGCCGGGCGACACGATCATGGGTCTGAACCTCGCGCACGGCGGGCACCTGACCCACGGCATGAAGATCAACTTCTCCGGCAAGCTCTACAACGTGGTGCCCTACCACGTCGACGAGGAGTCCGGTCAGGTCGACATGGGCGAGGTCGAGCGCCTGGCCAAGGAGACCCGTCCGCAGCTCATCGTGGCCGGCTGGTCCGCGTACCCGCGCCAGTTGGACTTCGCGGCGTTCCGCCGGATCGCCGACGAGGTCGGCGCGTACCTGATGGTCGACATGGCGCACTTCGCCGGGCTGGTGGCGGCCGGGCTGCACCCCAACCCGGTGCCGCACGCCCACGTCGTGACCACCACCACGCACAAGACCCTCGGCGGTCCGCGCGGCGGTGTGATCCTGTCCACCCAGGAACTCGCCAAGAAGATCAACTCGGCGGTCTTCCCGGGCCAGCAGGGCGGTCCGCTGGAGCACGTCATCGCGGCGAAGGCGGTGTCCTTCAAGGTCGCGGCGAGCGAGGAGTTCAAGGAGCGCCAGCAGCGCACCCTGGACGGCGCGCGCATCCTCGCCGAGCGCCTGACGCAGTCCGACGTCACCGAGGCCGGCGTCTCCGTGCTGTCCGGCGGCACCGACGTGCACCTGGTCCTGGTGGACCTGCGCAACAGCGAGCTGGACGGCCAGCAGGCCGAGGACCGCCTCCACGAGGTCGGCATCACGGTCAACCGCAACGCCGTACCGAACGACCCGCGCCCCCCGATGGTCACCTCGGGCCTGCGGATCGGCACCCCGGCGCTGGCCACCCGCGGCTTCCAGGCGGAGGACTTCCGCGAGGTCGCCGACATCATCGCCGAGGCGCTGAAGCCGTCGTACGACGCGGAGGCGCTGAAGGCCCGGGTGACCACCCTGGCCGGGAAGCACCCGCTGTATCCGTCGCTGTGA